In the Chroococcidiopsis sp. SAG 2025 genome, one interval contains:
- a CDS encoding class I SAM-dependent methyltransferase, giving the protein MSKSSNSNSDSQSFHSSNIFQSKNWEETVKQVGYRFNRQYQGQDLALPPEVQAMPIFHEWKTGILAGRLASPFWEMAQPQKNQTCLDIGCGVSFLIYPWTEWQAFFYGQEVSTVAKDTLNTRSPQLNSKLFKGVELRPAHQLNYSPAQFDLAIATGFSCYFPREYWSTVMAEVKRVLKPSGFFVFDILNPETPLAEDWAVLETYLGAEVFLEPISEWEKTIKATGAKIVARQAGELFQLYKVRF; this is encoded by the coding sequence ATGTCCAAATCGAGCAACAGTAACTCTGATTCGCAGAGCTTTCACAGCAGCAATATCTTTCAATCGAAGAATTGGGAGGAAACAGTCAAGCAAGTAGGATATCGGTTTAACCGACAGTATCAAGGTCAAGATTTAGCACTCCCGCCAGAAGTGCAGGCAATGCCAATATTTCACGAGTGGAAAACTGGTATCCTGGCCGGCAGACTGGCTTCTCCTTTTTGGGAGATGGCTCAACCGCAGAAAAACCAAACTTGCCTAGATATTGGCTGCGGTGTTAGCTTTCTTATTTATCCTTGGACGGAATGGCAAGCATTTTTTTACGGTCAAGAAGTCAGTACAGTAGCAAAGGATACCTTGAATACTCGCAGTCCGCAGTTGAACTCAAAGTTATTTAAAGGCGTTGAATTAAGACCAGCCCACCAGTTAAACTACTCTCCAGCTCAATTTGACTTAGCGATCGCCACTGGATTTAGCTGCTATTTTCCCCGCGAGTACTGGAGTACTGTCATGGCAGAAGTCAAGCGAGTATTGAAACCAAGTGGGTTTTTTGTCTTCGACATCCTCAACCCCGAAACACCCCTAGCAGAAGATTGGGCAGTTTTAGAAACCTACCTGGGTGCAGAAGTGTTTCTGGAGCCTATATCTGAGTGGGAAAAAACGATAAAAGCTACTGGCGCTAAAATTGTGGCACGGCAAGCAGGGGAATTATTTCAGTTGTATAAAGTCCGGTTTTAG
- a CDS encoding metal-sensitive transcriptional regulator — protein sequence MNGTDKLTKSSSSIARTEILSPSTDLDLSHSHVHEQGSAHAHVHVHSEESLRAVINRLSRIEGHIRGIKTMVQENRDCPEVLTQIAAVRGALDRVARMILDEHLTECIARAAQVGNLEDEIDELKKALDRFLH from the coding sequence ATGAACGGCACAGATAAACTGACAAAAAGCTCCTCGTCAATTGCTAGGACTGAAATACTTTCCCCATCTACTGACTTAGACCTCAGTCACAGTCACGTTCACGAGCAGGGGTCGGCTCACGCTCACGTTCACGTCCATAGTGAAGAATCCCTACGCGCCGTGATCAATCGACTTTCTCGCATTGAAGGACACATTCGCGGGATTAAAACTATGGTGCAAGAAAACCGAGATTGTCCCGAGGTATTGACGCAGATTGCAGCCGTGCGCGGAGCGCTCGATCGCGTGGCTCGAATGATTTTAGACGAGCATCTGACTGAATGTATTGCTAGAGCTGCTCAAGTGGGAAATTTGGAAGACGAGATTGATGAATTGAAAAAAGCTTTGGATCGATTTTTGCATTAG
- a CDS encoding HhoA/HhoB/HtrA family serine endopeptidase, which yields MRLGKVMQYVRQLSSYVLAIVIGVFLSGCLQVLPSQADPVPQATISQVPTPPTPTQKAAIQPNSFVTAAVNRVGQAVVRIDTERTITRRLPDPFSDDPFFRRFFGENFPQQLPPERLQGLGSGFIVDSSGEILTNAHVVAQADKVTVTLKDGRVLEGQVQGVDEVTDLAAIKVNGKNLPVAPLGDSSSVQVGDWAIAVGNPLGLDNTVTLGIVSTLKRSSAQVGIPDKRLDFIQTDAAINPGNSGGPLLNDRGEVIGINTAIRADGMGIGFAIPIDKAKAIKDRLIRGEKVAHPYIGVQMETLTPSLARQNNSDPNSTIQIPEVNGVLVVRVLPNSPAAAAGLRRGDVIVQVDGQTITKAEQLQSLVEDTQVGQAIQVKVRRGDRTQQLSVRTGELQSASLK from the coding sequence ATGCGATTAGGAAAAGTTATGCAGTATGTGCGCCAACTCAGTTCTTATGTGTTGGCGATTGTTATAGGTGTATTTCTAAGCGGTTGTTTGCAGGTACTACCGTCACAAGCAGACCCAGTCCCTCAAGCAACGATTTCCCAAGTTCCCACACCACCAACCCCAACTCAAAAAGCTGCCATTCAGCCCAACAGCTTTGTGACTGCGGCAGTTAATCGCGTCGGACAAGCGGTGGTACGCATCGACACAGAACGCACGATTACGCGCCGCCTACCCGATCCTTTTTCAGACGACCCATTTTTCCGCCGTTTTTTTGGCGAAAACTTTCCCCAACAATTGCCACCCGAACGTTTACAAGGATTGGGTTCTGGGTTCATTGTCGATTCTAGCGGCGAGATTTTAACCAATGCCCACGTTGTCGCTCAAGCCGATAAGGTGACGGTAACTTTAAAAGATGGGCGTGTTTTGGAAGGTCAGGTGCAAGGTGTAGATGAAGTTACCGATTTGGCAGCAATTAAAGTCAATGGCAAAAATTTGCCCGTAGCACCTTTGGGAGACTCTTCTAGCGTCCAGGTTGGAGACTGGGCGATCGCCGTGGGAAATCCTTTGGGATTAGATAACACCGTCACCCTTGGTATTGTCAGCACTCTCAAGCGTTCTAGCGCTCAAGTTGGCATTCCCGACAAGCGGCTAGATTTCATTCAAACCGATGCGGCGATCAATCCTGGTAATTCTGGGGGTCCGCTATTGAACGATCGCGGCGAAGTGATTGGCATCAACACGGCGATTCGCGCTGACGGGATGGGGATCGGTTTTGCAATTCCAATTGACAAAGCTAAAGCGATTAAAGATCGGTTAATTCGAGGCGAGAAAGTTGCCCACCCATATATTGGGGTACAAATGGAAACCCTTACCCCCTCGTTGGCAAGACAAAATAACAGCGATCCTAATTCGACGATTCAAATTCCCGAAGTGAATGGCGTGTTAGTAGTGCGAGTTTTACCCAACTCACCTGCTGCTGCCGCTGGATTGCGTCGGGGAGATGTCATCGTCCAAGTAGACGGGCAGACGATTACGAAAGCCGAACAACTACAAAGTTTAGTTGAGGATACTCAAGTCGGGCAGGCGATTCAAGTCAAAGTCCGGCGGGGCGATCGAACTCAACAGCTTTCCGTCCGCACGGGAGAGTTGCAAAGCGCTTCGCTCAAATAA
- a CDS encoding DNA-directed RNA polymerase subunit beta', with protein sequence MADGKEFIFRNRVVGKSQLRNLIAWSFTTYGTARTAVMADKLKDLGFRYATKAGISISVDDLMVPPSKRSLLEAAEAEIRATEARYQRGEITEVERFQKVIDTWNSTSEALKDEVMNHFERTNPLNSVHMMSISGARGSIAQVRQLVGMRGLMADPQGEIIDLPIKTNFREGLTVTEYIISSYGARKGLVDTALRTADSGYLTRRLVDVSQDVIVREFDCGTTRAIPVRPMMDGDRTLIPIGNRLLGRVAAVDVIHPKTKEVLVQRNQPIHDELAQAVDKAGIREVMVRSPLTCEAARSVCQHCYGWSLAHAKMVDLGEAVGIIAAQSIGEPGTQLTMRTFHTGGVFTGEVARQARAEQDGTIRMPRNLRNRPFRTRHGEDALMAENNGALTLELANGSKVNIPVNQGSIVYVNDGQTVTTGQLIAEVPVGNRTTRVNTEKVTKDVASDLAGEVKFADVVAEEKTDRQGNTTTTASRGGLIWILSGEVYNLPPGAEPSVNNGDRVEANSVLAQMKLTSVHGGVVRLPQAADGARQREIEIITASVVLDTATVRSESFQGREHYTIETNNGQQFSLLATPGTKVQNGQVVAELIDDRYRTATGGIVKFAGVEIGKKGKAKQGYEVVKGGTLLWIPEESHEVNKDISLLIVEDGTYVEAGTEVVKDIFCQNSGVVTVTQKNDILRELVVKPGELLMLDDPEAALGRDGTLGQPGEEIVPGHTLSELRYIEYVESPEGPALLLRPAIEYAVPDVPPVPSTQSVNQSGRRIELRSMQRIAFKDSERVKSIEGVELLRTQLVLEIEQDTSGEHGSSPMVADIELIPDAEDPELQRLQLVILESLTIRRDVAADATQGSTSTTLLVEDGQNIPPGAVVARTAIQCKEAGEIRGIREGAEAIRRILVLRESDRLSIPTKERPQVKIGDLVVAGMEIAPGAVVAESGQVLEIKKATGDKKEQEQPGDGALVSNAYEVVVRTGRPYRVSNGAVLQVEDGELVQRGDNLVLLVFERAKTGDIIQGLPRIEELLEARKPKEACILARAGGTVEYNRIEDETVAIKVIEDSGNLTEYPIGPGQNAIVSDGAHIELGTPLTDGPANPHEILEIFYNRNAAEGVYASALEALQRVQTFLVNEVQSVYQSQGIDISDKHIEVIVRQMTSKVRIDDGGDTTMLPGELIELRQVEQVNEAMSITGGAKAQYTPMLLGITKASLNTDSFISAASFQETTRVLTEAAIEGKSDWLRGLKENVIIGRLIPAGTGFNTYEEVSTTSTDDFDTMSTSVFDDGDDAMDVVLDDRTARAYNLEGMGDSFGFDRNSAILDEDDDLMIDDSSAGDIDDDDDDDDDDDDFDDDDI encoded by the coding sequence ATGGCAGACGGTAAGGAATTTATTTTTCGCAACCGCGTAGTTGGTAAAAGCCAGCTGAGAAATCTAATTGCTTGGTCGTTCACGACTTACGGCACTGCTCGCACGGCAGTTATGGCAGATAAGCTGAAAGATTTAGGATTTCGCTACGCGACGAAAGCAGGGATCTCAATTAGCGTTGACGATTTGATGGTTCCGCCTTCTAAGCGATCGCTCTTGGAAGCTGCCGAAGCCGAAATTAGAGCAACGGAAGCGCGTTACCAACGGGGAGAAATCACTGAGGTCGAGCGTTTCCAAAAAGTGATCGACACTTGGAACAGTACCAGCGAAGCCCTCAAAGATGAAGTGATGAATCACTTCGAGCGGACAAATCCGCTGAACTCGGTACACATGATGTCTATTTCTGGAGCGCGGGGTTCGATCGCTCAGGTGCGGCAGTTAGTCGGAATGCGCGGGTTGATGGCAGACCCTCAAGGGGAAATTATCGACTTGCCAATTAAAACAAATTTCCGCGAAGGGCTGACCGTTACCGAATACATTATCTCGTCCTACGGGGCAAGAAAAGGTCTGGTAGATACGGCGCTGCGCACGGCTGACTCCGGTTATTTAACACGACGCTTGGTAGACGTATCCCAAGATGTAATCGTACGGGAATTTGACTGCGGTACGACCCGCGCCATTCCCGTGCGCCCGATGATGGATGGCGATCGCACTTTGATTCCGATCGGCAATCGCTTGCTGGGTCGAGTCGCGGCAGTTGACGTGATCCACCCAAAAACGAAAGAAGTTTTGGTGCAGAGAAACCAGCCGATTCATGACGAATTGGCGCAGGCAGTAGATAAAGCAGGTATCCGAGAAGTGATGGTACGATCGCCCCTCACCTGCGAAGCAGCGCGATCGGTCTGCCAGCACTGTTATGGCTGGAGTTTGGCACACGCCAAGATGGTAGATTTGGGTGAAGCGGTGGGGATCATTGCCGCTCAAAGTATTGGCGAACCAGGCACGCAGCTCACCATGCGTACCTTCCACACGGGCGGCGTATTTACCGGAGAAGTGGCGCGACAAGCACGGGCAGAACAAGACGGCACGATTCGGATGCCGCGCAATCTCCGCAATCGTCCGTTTAGAACCCGCCACGGGGAAGACGCGCTGATGGCGGAAAACAACGGGGCGCTGACTTTGGAGCTTGCCAATGGCAGTAAAGTGAATATTCCCGTCAACCAAGGTTCGATCGTCTATGTCAATGACGGTCAGACAGTGACAACCGGGCAACTAATCGCTGAAGTCCCCGTTGGCAACCGTACCACCAGAGTGAATACGGAAAAAGTGACGAAAGACGTAGCTTCGGACTTGGCAGGAGAAGTCAAATTTGCGGATGTCGTCGCCGAGGAAAAGACCGACCGTCAAGGTAACACGACGACGACTGCATCTAGAGGCGGCTTGATCTGGATCTTGTCGGGAGAAGTTTACAACTTGCCCCCAGGTGCAGAACCAAGCGTCAACAACGGCGATCGCGTCGAAGCGAATAGCGTCTTGGCGCAGATGAAACTGACCAGCGTGCATGGGGGTGTCGTGCGCTTACCCCAAGCTGCTGATGGGGCGCGGCAGCGAGAAATTGAAATTATTACTGCCTCTGTGGTTCTCGATACGGCTACCGTGCGATCGGAAAGCTTCCAAGGTCGCGAGCATTACACGATCGAAACAAATAACGGTCAACAATTTTCGCTCCTAGCGACCCCAGGCACAAAAGTGCAAAACGGTCAAGTTGTCGCAGAGCTAATTGACGATCGCTACCGCACTGCTACTGGTGGAATTGTGAAATTTGCTGGTGTAGAAATCGGGAAAAAAGGTAAGGCAAAGCAAGGTTACGAAGTCGTCAAGGGTGGAACCTTGTTGTGGATTCCTGAAGAATCTCACGAAGTCAATAAAGATATCTCCCTGCTGATCGTCGAGGACGGCACGTATGTCGAAGCGGGTACGGAAGTCGTGAAGGATATCTTCTGCCAGAATAGCGGCGTTGTCACCGTGACTCAGAAGAATGACATTTTGCGCGAACTGGTGGTGAAGCCAGGGGAATTGCTGATGTTAGACGACCCAGAAGCAGCACTCGGCAGAGACGGAACTCTAGGTCAGCCTGGAGAAGAAATCGTCCCAGGACATACCCTATCCGAACTGCGTTATATCGAGTATGTCGAATCGCCCGAAGGTCCAGCCTTACTGCTACGTCCCGCGATCGAATATGCCGTACCAGATGTTCCACCCGTACCCAGCACGCAATCCGTTAACCAATCGGGTCGCCGGATTGAGTTGCGATCGATGCAGCGTATTGCTTTTAAAGATTCCGAGCGGGTGAAGTCGATTGAAGGAGTAGAACTGCTGCGGACGCAATTGGTTTTGGAAATCGAGCAAGACACGAGCGGAGAACACGGTAGTTCGCCAATGGTGGCAGATATCGAATTGATTCCCGATGCAGAAGATCCCGAACTCCAGCGCTTGCAGTTGGTAATTTTGGAGTCTTTAACAATCCGCCGCGACGTAGCCGCTGATGCTACCCAAGGCAGTACTTCGACCACATTACTCGTAGAAGACGGGCAGAACATTCCTCCTGGTGCAGTCGTGGCACGGACGGCAATTCAGTGCAAAGAAGCCGGAGAAATTCGCGGTATTCGCGAAGGTGCAGAAGCCATTCGCCGCATACTGGTGTTGCGAGAAAGCGATCGCCTATCCATTCCAACCAAAGAACGTCCTCAAGTCAAAATTGGTGACTTGGTGGTAGCAGGTATGGAAATCGCTCCGGGAGCAGTTGTGGCTGAATCCGGGCAAGTACTGGAAATTAAGAAGGCAACGGGAGACAAAAAAGAGCAGGAACAACCAGGTGATGGAGCGTTGGTTAGCAACGCTTATGAAGTGGTTGTACGCACAGGTCGCCCTTATCGCGTCAGTAACGGTGCGGTATTGCAAGTCGAAGACGGCGAACTGGTTCAACGGGGCGATAACTTAGTGTTGCTGGTCTTTGAACGGGCAAAAACCGGAGACATCATTCAGGGTTTACCCAGAATTGAGGAACTACTGGAAGCACGCAAACCAAAAGAAGCCTGTATTCTTGCCCGTGCTGGCGGTACGGTGGAATACAATCGGATTGAGGATGAAACTGTTGCCATTAAGGTGATTGAAGATTCTGGAAATCTTACCGAGTATCCAATTGGACCTGGGCAAAATGCCATTGTCTCTGATGGAGCGCACATAGAGTTAGGTACGCCACTGACCGACGGTCCAGCAAACCCCCATGAAATTCTGGAGATTTTCTACAATCGCAATGCTGCCGAGGGTGTTTATGCTAGTGCGCTGGAAGCTTTACAGCGAGTCCAGACATTTCTAGTGAATGAAGTTCAGTCCGTCTACCAGTCTCAAGGCATTGATATTTCTGACAAGCACATCGAAGTGATCGTGCGTCAGATGACTTCCAAGGTGCGGATCGACGATGGTGGCGACACAACCATGTTGCCAGGGGAGTTGATCGAACTGCGGCAAGTCGAGCAGGTCAACGAAGCGATGAGCATCACTGGTGGGGCGAAAGCACAGTATACGCCGATGCTCTTGGGTATTACCAAGGCATCGCTGAATACAGATAGCTTCATCTCAGCAGCTTCGTTCCAAGAAACGACGCGGGTACTGACTGAAGCAGCGATCGAAGGTAAATCTGATTGGTTGCGGGGTCTGAAAGAAAACGTGATTATTGGACGTTTGATTCCAGCGGGAACTGGTTTTAACACCTACGAAGAAGTCAGTACGACCAGTACTGACGATTTCGACACCATGTCAACCAGCGTCTTTGATGATGGTGACGATGCCATGGATGTCGTCCTCGACGATCGCACGGCTCGCGCCTACAACCTAGAAGGCATGGGAGATAGCTTCGGTTTCGATCGCAACTCTGCCATCCTGGATGAAGATGACGATCTGATGATCGACGACTCTTCAGCTGGCGACATAGATGATGACGATGATGACGATGATGACGATGACGACTTCGACGACGACGATATCTAA
- a CDS encoding DNA-directed RNA polymerase subunit gamma: MRPGLSNQFDYVKIAIASPDRIRVWGERTLPNGQLVGEVTKPETINYRTLKPEMDGLFCERIFGPAKDWECHCGKYKRVRHRGIVCERCGVEVTESRVRRHRMGFIKLAAPVAHVWYLKGIPSYISILLDMPLRDVEQIVYFNAYVVLKPGNAETLTYKQLLSEDQWIEIEDQLYSEDSTLEGIEVGIGAEALANLLSDIKLEPEAETLRQEIGTAKGQKRAKLIKRLRVIDNFIATGSKPEWMVMSYIPVIPPDLRPMVQLDGGRFATSDLNDLYRRVINRNNRLARLQEILAPEIIVRNEKRMLQEAVDALIDNGRRGRTVVGANNRPLKSLSDIIEGKQGRFRQNLLGKRVDYSGRSVIVVGPKLKIHQCGLPREMAIELFQPFVIHRLIRGGIVNNIKAAKKLIQRNDPSVWDVLEEVIEGHPVLLNRAPTLHRLGIQSFEPILVEGRAIQLHPLVCPAFNADFDGDQMAVHVPLSLESQSEARLLMLASNNILSPATGRPIITPSQDMVLGCYYLTAENPNNNRGAGSHFASLDDAIVAYEQERVDLHAKVWVRYDGKVETAKPDSEPLKVEQQGDGTVTKHFRERRVREDSSGNLLSQFILTTPGRIIYNKAIQDSIVS; encoded by the coding sequence ATGAGACCAGGATTATCAAATCAGTTCGACTACGTAAAAATTGCGATCGCCTCGCCCGACCGAATTCGGGTCTGGGGAGAAAGAACCTTGCCTAACGGGCAGTTGGTAGGTGAGGTGACGAAGCCAGAAACAATTAACTATAGAACGCTCAAGCCAGAAATGGACGGGCTGTTTTGCGAGCGGATCTTCGGTCCGGCAAAAGATTGGGAGTGTCACTGCGGTAAGTACAAGCGCGTCCGCCATCGGGGGATCGTTTGCGAGCGTTGCGGTGTGGAAGTTACAGAATCCCGCGTTCGCCGCCACCGGATGGGATTTATTAAACTCGCGGCTCCAGTTGCCCACGTTTGGTATCTCAAGGGCATTCCCAGTTACATTTCAATTTTGCTAGATATGCCCTTACGGGATGTCGAGCAAATCGTTTACTTTAACGCTTATGTCGTCCTCAAGCCAGGTAATGCCGAGACCCTAACTTATAAACAACTGCTCAGCGAAGACCAGTGGATTGAGATTGAAGACCAACTTTACAGCGAAGATTCTACCCTAGAAGGTATAGAAGTAGGGATTGGGGCTGAGGCATTAGCGAATTTGCTCTCGGATATCAAACTGGAACCAGAAGCAGAAACGCTGCGGCAAGAAATTGGTACGGCAAAAGGACAGAAACGGGCAAAACTAATCAAACGGCTGCGGGTGATTGACAACTTTATCGCCACTGGCTCGAAACCAGAGTGGATGGTGATGAGTTACATTCCGGTAATTCCTCCCGACCTACGCCCGATGGTGCAGCTTGATGGCGGACGATTTGCTACGTCTGACTTAAACGACCTGTATCGTCGCGTGATCAACCGGAACAACCGTCTGGCGCGCTTACAAGAGATTTTGGCTCCTGAAATCATCGTCCGTAACGAAAAGCGGATGCTGCAAGAAGCTGTCGATGCTCTGATCGATAACGGTCGGCGGGGACGCACGGTGGTAGGCGCAAACAACCGTCCGTTGAAATCCTTGTCAGATATTATCGAAGGGAAACAAGGTCGCTTTCGGCAAAACTTGCTCGGAAAACGGGTGGACTATTCGGGACGCTCGGTGATTGTTGTCGGACCGAAACTCAAAATTCACCAGTGCGGTTTGCCACGGGAAATGGCGATCGAGCTGTTCCAGCCCTTCGTAATCCACCGTCTGATTCGCGGTGGAATTGTCAACAATATTAAAGCTGCGAAAAAACTAATTCAGCGCAATGACCCTAGCGTGTGGGACGTTCTAGAAGAGGTGATTGAAGGACACCCAGTCTTGCTCAACCGCGCTCCAACACTCCACCGCTTGGGGATTCAATCTTTCGAGCCAATTTTGGTAGAAGGTCGTGCCATTCAGCTCCATCCTTTGGTCTGTCCGGCGTTCAACGCTGACTTTGATGGCGACCAGATGGCGGTTCACGTACCTCTATCTTTGGAATCGCAGTCAGAAGCAAGATTGTTGATGCTAGCTTCTAACAATATTCTGTCTCCAGCAACAGGTAGACCGATTATTACTCCCAGCCAAGATATGGTTTTGGGCTGTTATTACTTAACTGCCGAAAATCCCAACAACAATCGTGGTGCTGGCAGTCACTTTGCATCGCTCGATGACGCGATCGTAGCTTACGAGCAAGAGCGAGTAGACCTACATGCTAAAGTTTGGGTACGCTACGACGGCAAAGTAGAGACGGCGAAGCCAGACAGCGAGCCTTTAAAAGTAGAACAGCAGGGCGATGGCACTGTAACTAAACACTTTCGCGAACGACGAGTCCGAGAGGATAGTAGCGGTAATTTGCTGTCGCAGTTCATCCTGACAACTCCTGGTCGGATTATTTACAACAAAGCAATTCAAGACTCGATTGTCAGCTAG